The Streptococcus sanguinis genome contains the following window.
GTTTTTGCTCAAAGTTGGGATCATGTTTACTGATAGGATTTTGGCTATCCAATTCTTGATAGCGAGCAGCCAGATATATATCATTCGCCTCATCTGTTTCGGATGAATAATAGTTATGATCTAGAATCGGAGCTATAGGACTAAATTTTAATCCAGGATAATATTCTTCCAGCTCCTTCTGGTTCATTCGGTCAATCTTTGCTTTGAAAAAGGGATCCACTTTCTGCAAAGTATACTTACTAACATTGTTTTTCCGAGGTAAGTCTTTTACTTCTTCGTACCTCTTAACAACAGCTTTTTCAAGTCTAAGCCTATATTGAGTCTTATTTGGCTTATAGAGTGGACTGTTTAAATCGCCACTCTCTTTTGCTGAAATAATTTCAGAATAATTATGAAGCAAATCATCATAATCCATCTCTGCGATTCTATCAAACTCTGTCTTCTTGGCATTTTGCCTCTTCACTTCCTCAATCATCTCCTGCCGCTTAGTCCATCCAGAATTGATGGTAGCTTTCCAGCTGAGATCAGCATCTCGGCGAGGAGGGAGATAAGTCTGAGTCGACGCATCCCAGCTCTGACCTGCCTGAGATAGCCCCGTAGATGCGGCTGCCAAGTAAGACTCAGCCTCCGCGAAGATAGTTGGTGAACTATCATTGAAGGCAAGCAAATTATCCAAAATTTCTTGGAAGACTTGCTTAGCACTTTCTGCTACAGCGATGGAAGCGCTGAAGTCCACAATAGACATACCCTTATTATTTGAATAGAGTTGAGATTTGCGTTCCAACTCTGCCAGTTGCTGTTCCGCAAAACGAATTTTCTCTTCCAGTTCTGATTGGCGCCAGCTCTTACCATCTACTTCTGCTGTGTAGTTACTAACAAAATTTTGACAAGCTAAGGCTATCGCTTCCTGATAGAGAATGACTCCCTGAACAATCGGGATAACAGTTCCAACAACATGATTTTTGGCAGAATCATAGGCTTTACCTGTTAGTTCATCCTCATTATGAAAAGCTGATAAAACGCTTATTAATTTGAGATTCTGCCCCAAACATTGTTCAACCGCTCGCCCAAGGCTTTCTGCCTGCGTTCGAGCAGCTTCTAAATACATATCAATACTCATCTTTACTCCTCGACAGCTAAGACACGCTTCTCTTGGTATACTTCCTCTAGCTGATTTTCTGCATTTTGATGTTCTTTCCGCAGTTTTTGTATCTGATCCTCTATATCAATCTTTAGTTGTCTGCTTTGATGAGAAAAATCTAGCTGACAATCGGCTATCTTACTGTAATATCGGCTTCCTTCGAAATCATAAGACAGATCATGAAACCACGTCCCCATAGAATCCAACTGACATAATACATCTTCTTCTTGAGCTTTTGCCTGCCCCAACTTTTGATAGAGTTCCCATTCATGATCAGCAAGTCTCCGCTCCTTGGCCAACAAGTCAGCCCATCGCTTATCTTCCTGCATTGATTATTCCTCCAAAGCAGTCAAGGTATTCAGACCTAAATCTTTTTTAGTGACTGTCGGTTCCTTTTTAGGCGGTAAATAGTTAGTAGTCAGACTTTGACGAATCATAGCATCCTTATCCTCAAACTCTGCTGCTACACTATGAACATTCTGAATAATACTTGTAATGTGTGCCCCGAGCTGCCCTTGTAAGCTTTCAACATGTGAAATCCCTGCATTTGCATTAGAATTTCCAGCAACAGTTGTCTGCGAATCTCGAGTAATAGCCATCATCTGCAGGAAATTTGCATCCCCGATTGCTGTTGCATGACGGGCTGCTGTTGATAGGTCGCTCTTAACTTGGTATTGATCCATCCGTCCTCTCCTCTACATTTTTTTCTTATTGTACCATAAAATAAAAAAAGAGCAAAAAATTTCCAAGAAATAGTCTGCTCTTGAAGTATTTATTCTTTGTTTTCTTCTTTCTGCTCGATGCTACGCTGGTAAGCTTGAATCTGTCGTTCCAGTTCTTCTTTGATAGCTCCTTCGGGAGCGTATTTTTCTTCCCAGTCATCTGGTTTGAGGATTTTATGGGTGACGGGGTCGAAGTGAGCCTTCCCGTCTGGGAAAATTTTGCCCATATTAGCCCGATGGACAATATCGAACAGCTGCTCTGGATCCACTCCCATCAGGACAAAACTGCCATAAGTAAAGTAAAGAGTATCAATCAAGGCATCTACCTGACCGACCAGAGAAACCTCAGCCTGACTCTTGGAGCGAACCTTATCGGCAGCCTGATCCAGCGCCTGATGGAGATAGGCTATAGAGCTGTCAAAGTCTTCCTCTGACTTACTAGCCGCTCGCAGAAACTCGACCAGCTCTTCCAGTTTGAAGCCTGCCCGATAGCGAGCGTCCTGAGGCGTCCAGGCAATAGGCTCTTCCTGAGTACTTTCATCCATGACACTATGGAACTCTTTAACCTTATTAAAGTGATGGTCGCTGCTGGTAAAGACCTTTTCCCTCGCTAGGATACCAAAATGCTCCAGAGCCTTGTGAATCCCATCCTGACTATTGCTGGTGGTTGTGTGCTTGGCCACTTCCTTGACCGAGCTAGTTCCATTTCCCATAGCAATGGACAGTCCAACTCCCGATAGCATTTCCAAGTCATTGTCAGAGTCGCCGAAGGCCATGACCTGATGAATGTCAAAGCCATATTCCTTGCCAACTCGGCGAATCCCTTCTAGCTTAGACGTGTCTTTATTGATAATATCGACCGCATAGGGGCTGCTGCGGGTAAATTTCAAGTCAGGAAAGTCTGCTTCAATCTTACGGCTTTCTTCTGGACTGGCCAAAATCAAAGCTTGATAAATCGGCTCCTGAATCAGCTGCAGGAGATCCTTTTCATGCTGGGGCAGGGCCTTGCTGATGACCTTATTAAATCCATGACTGACTGTTCGCGCCATTCGCTTAGGGATGAAGCGGCTAGTCCACTGGGAGAACGGGCTCATGCCGAAGGACATAATCTTGGAGCCCAGCATAGCCTCAGCCGTCCCCAAGGAAATTTCTTTCCGATGCTTCTTAGCATAGGCGATTAAATCCCGCAAACTCTGCTTGTCAATAGGACTGGCAGAAATTACCCTGTCTCTTGAAAAAATATACTGGCCATTGTAGGTCACAGCAAAGTCTAAGTCCAATTGCTCCATAAAAGGTTTGACAAAGAAAGGACCACGGCCTGTTGCCAAACCAACCAATATTCCTTGCTCCTTTAAACTCTGAATAGCCTTTTCTGTAGATTTCAAAACCGTTCGACTGTCATTGACCAGTGTCCCATCAATATCAAAAAAGACGGCCTTTACTTCCATTGATTTTCTCATTCTTTCCTTTTATGATACAATAAATTATAACACAAAAATGACATACAATCACATGAATTGCAGAAAAGAAAAGCTGGAGTAATATCTATGCAACAGGATTGAAAACTCTATGAAAACAGAATGTAAGTTTTTGAATCTGCATCATGACTACAAGGAGAAAAAGGATTTATGACAAAGAAAATCTTGGTCCTGCACACAGGAGGAACCATTTCCATGCAGGCTGACGGCTCTGGGGCTGTCGTTACCAATGCTGATAACCCTATGAACCATGTGACAGTTCCGCTAAAGGGGATTGAGACGGAAGTCATTGACTTTTTTAATATTCCCAGTCCTCATATCACGCCCCAGCACATGCTCAAACTTTACCAAAAAATCAAAGCCAGTGCTGACCAATTTGACGGAGTAGTTATTACTCATGGGACGGACACTTTAGAAGAGACGGCTTACTTTCTGGATACTATGCAGCTGCCGAAGATTCCAGTAGTTCTGACCGGAGCTATGCGCAGTTCCAATGAGCTGGGGAGCGACGGAGTCTATAACTACCTGACAGCCCTGCGGGTGGCTAGTGATGAAAAAGCCAGTGATAAAGGCGTGCTTGTCGTTATGAATGACGAGGCACATGCTGCCAAGTATGTAACCAAAACCCACACGACCAATGTCAGCACCTTCCAGACACCGACTCACGGACCACTTGGCTTGATTATGAAGCAGGAAATTCTCTATTTTAAGACAGCGGAACCTCGGGTCCGCTTTGACTTAAACAGCATCTCTGGTCTGGTGCCCATCATTCCAGCTTATGCTGGTATGAAGACAGAGCTTCTGGACATGCTGGATTTAGACAAGATAGACGGCCTCATCATAGAGGCATTCGGTGCTGGCAACCTCCCCAAGGAAGTAGCTGACAAGCTGGCTGATATGATAGCAGCCGGACTGCCAATCGCTCTGGTCTCTCGCTGCTTTAACGGGATCGCTGAGCCAGTCTATGCTTATGAAGGAGGCGGCGTTCAGCTGCACCAGGCTGGTATCTTCTTTGTCAAAGAGCTCAATGCCCAAAAGGCCAGAATCAAACTGCTCATCGCCCTGAATGCTGGACTAAAAGGCCAAGAACTCCGAGATTATATGGAAGGCTGAGAGAAAAAGTCCCTATTTATTTTCTTTAAATCAAAAAGAGAGTGGGACAGAAATCGGTAATTCGTTAGAATTCGATTTCGTCGTCCCACCTCCGCACAGTTGAGTAGGGCTGTAAAAGCTGATGAAATCAGCGTAATAGAGCCCACTCAACCACTGCGTCTTGCTCGACAATCCAAAGACAATTGAGAGGCTAGGACTTTTGTCCCAGCCTCTTTTTTGACTCTTTCATATTCTAACACTGGAAAAACTTCATTGAATCGCTGGACTTAGAAGATAACCTCAAACAGAGATTCTAGAATTTCAAAAATATAATCATTTACCATAAGTCACCTCCATTTTCTGAGCTGGCTTAAATGTCTTGGGATAGTGGACTTTGATTGCAACTTTCATAGCTTTTACCTCGCTTATCATTCATTCTTTAAGAGCAAAAACGAAACTCTTGGGGCGTTTGACCTCAAGTTTGGCAGTTAATCTTTTTGTTCTTACTTGGATATAAGGATACAGCCCTAAACTTAAGAATCTCTTATAGATTTCTTAGGGAAAGCTTATAGTCAAAGAAGTCCGACAGCAATCCTTATCTACTATTTGAAATGAACAAGTATTTTCAATTAAATACAAAAAAACTTCACCGATCGAGTGAAGCTTGTGATTTGTTAGGAAATTTATGATGAAAAAATTCTAAATTATTCTTATTCTTTGAGTGGCTCATACCTCGTAGGTCTTCTAGTCTTCAAGCTTTGGTTACGGGATTTTAAGGGATGTTTATATTGTCATTGGTCCTACCTCTTTCTTTGATTTGACAATAGTATAATCCCTCAACCTTAAAGCCTACTTATAAATAACTTGCAGGAAACTTAATCCAAAGAACTCTTAATCTAGGTAATCTCGCTTGTCCAAATGAAGAGCAATCAAGCGCCAACTAGGATCTGTCCGCCAGTTCGGATCAGCTGTAATCTGGCTGGCAACCTTTCTGGCTTCTTCTAAAATCGGATAATCTTCTACGATGTCTGCCACTTGAAACTCAGGAATACCAGACTGCCGAGTGCCAAAGATTTCTCCAGAGCCTCGCATTTTCAGATCCTCCTCAGCCAGCAGGAAACCATCGGTCGTCTCAGTCATGATTTTCATGCGGCGCTTGCCCGACTCCGTCTTAGGATTGGCAACAAGGACGGCATAAGACTGCTTGTTCCCTCGGCCGACACGACCTCTCAGCTGATGAAGCTGGCTGAGTCCAAAGCGGTCCGCATCCATGATGATCATCACCGTAGCATTGGGGACGTTGACTCCGACCTCAATGACCGTGGTAGAGACCAGAATATCAGTCCGTCCTTCCTTGAAGTCCTGCATAATCGCCTCTTTTTCCTCGCTCTTCATCTTGCCATGAAGCAGAACCACTTGGGCCTGACGACCAAAATAGGCTGTCAGTTCTTCTTCTAAGGCAATGGCATTCTTAAGATCCAACGCCTCAGATTCCTCAATCAAGGGAGAAATAAAGTAGACCTGAGCGCCCTTGTGGAGCTCTTTTTTCAGCCAGTCGAGGACGACTTCCAACTGCTCATGCTTGACCCAGCGAGTGATGATAGGTTTGCGTCCCGCCGGCATCTGGTCAATAATGGACACATCCATATCACCAAAAGCTGTAATAGCAAGGGTTCTGGGAATAGGCGTCGCCGTCATCATGAGAACATCAGGATTGTCTCCCTTTTCCCGTAAAATCCGGCGTTGCTCCACCCCAAAGCGATGCTGCTCGTCAATGATGACCAAGCCCAATGCATGGTAACGGACTCCTTCCTGAATCAAGGCATGGGTTCCGACAATCATGTCCACCTGACCCTTTTCAATCACTGCCAAGGTTTCCCGGCGTTCAGCTGCTTTCATTCCCCAGTAAGTAGGGCTAGCTTCAATTCTGGAAATAGCTGAGCTAGGCTGTCAAAATGCTGCTCAGCCAAAATTTCTGTTGGAACCATCAGAGCTGATTGAAAGCCTGCTGTATAAACAGCATACATAGCCAGACCAGCGACCACTGTCTTTCCGCTTCCCACATCGCCCTGCAGCAGGCGATTCATGTGCCCAGGCGACCGCAAATCCTGCAAAATCTCTGTCAGACTGCGCTCCTGAGCCGAAGTCAGCTCAAAAGGTAAGCTCTTCTTTTTCACGGCCACAGCACCCGACTGCCAATCAATCTTCAATCCATTGCTGACAGCCTTGGTTTCTCTCTTCAAGACCTGCAGCTGCATCTGGAAATAAAAAAGTTCTTCAAATTTAACCCGCCGAAGAGCCTGCTTGTAATCCGCAAAGTCCTTTGGAAAATGCATGGCCCGCACAGCCTCCACTCTGCTCACTAGCTGGTAGCGTTCCAACAGAGACTGGGGTAGATTTTCCTCTAAGAGCAAGTCCAATCCTTGGTCAAAGGCAGTCTTAATCAGCTTGACCAAACTGGCCTGACTAATTCCCTGAGCCAGCCGATAGACAGGCTGCAAGTCGTCCTCTACCTGAGCCAGCAGTTTCATTCCAGTCAGACTGGCCTTGGCTTTGTCCCACTTTCCAAAGACGGCTATATTAGCCCCCACTTCAATCTTGTCCGCTAGATAAGGCCGGTTAAAGAAATTAACTGCCAGAGCGACTTCCCCTTGCTTGATGGTGAAGCGCAGGCGATTGCGTTTGTAGCCATAATACTGGACATTGGCTGGGGTCACGACCTGACCAGAAATAACTGCCTTTTCTCCATCCTCCAAGTCCAAGACATTCTTGCTCTTAAAATCCTCATAACGAAAAGGAAAATAAAGCAGTAAATCCTGCAAGGTCTCTAGACCTAGCTTGGTAAATTTTTCTGCTGATTTCGGTCCCACACCAGGCAGAACCGTCAAAGGTTGGTGTAAATTCATAATTCCTCCTTCAGTTCTGATACTGCTGCGGTGCTAATATAGCAGATAGGGGGCCAAGCTAGAACATTATCAAATACTTCAAGCTGTGCCCTGCATTAGTCTTCTTAGTCTTTATAGACCCTCGGTACACGGTCGCTAATCAAACAAACCACCTCATAGTTAATGGTGCCACGCTTTTCTGCCACATCTGTCGCCGTAATGGTCTCTGCTCCGCTATTTCCAATCAACACAACCGGCGTGCCAAGGGGATAAGCCTGAGGCAGGCGCACTGTAATCTGGTCCATGGAAACGCGGCCAACAAGCGGGCAACGCTGACCATCAATCAAGACATCAAAGCCCTGCATATCCCGTGTCCAGCCATCCGCATAGCCCAAAGGAATGGTACCAATCCACTCTTGAGACTCGCTGGTGTAGGTGGCTCCATAGCCAATATCTGCTCCAGCCTCAACTTCCTTGATATGTACCAATTCTGAGACCAGAGATAAGGCCGGCTTGAATTCATAAGGAAGTTCTAAAACAGTTCCGCTAGGGTTGAGACCATAGATGATGTCACCTAGCCGGACGGCATTTAGAACGGTCTCGCTGTGCCAGAGAGAGGTGGCGGAATTACTAGCGTGAACGAGAGGAGGCACACTGTCCAGCTCAGATAAGATCTGATGAAAACGAGTCAGCTGGGCTTCAAACTTATGGGGCTCCGCTTCATCTGCTGTTGCAAAGTGGGTAAAAATTCCCTCCGCGACAGCCCCAGCAGCCTGCAAGCGATGGATTGCCTCCTGAGATTCCTGACTATCTCGAAAACCAATCCGCCCCATACCAGAGTCAATCTTGATATGAAAATTCAATCCTGTTAAGTCTTTTTCCGCAGCTAAAGCTAAATCCAACCACTCCAGACTGGCTACGGTCAGAGACACCTTTCCCTTTCTAGCCAGCGGAAGCGCAGCCGGATCTGATACTCCTAACACCAGAATTTTTTTGCTAATGCCAGCTGAGCGAAGCTCCAAGGCTTCATCAATATTAGACACACAAAATCCATCTACGAGTGGCTCAATGTGCTTAGAAACCTCAATAGATCCGTGACCATAAGCATTGGCCTTGACGACAGCCCACTTCTCTGTCGTCTGAGGCAGATGGGCACTCAGTTGTCTAATATTAAAAGCAATGGCAGCTAAATCAATCACTGCCTTGCTGGGTCTATGCAGACTAGCTTTCATCATTTTCCTCCAAAATTACGCTGGCTGTAACTAAGCCAGCAGCGTGGCTGAGCGAAATCCAAACCTTCCCAGTAAAAGGTGACCGGCTGAAATAAGGCGCTCCCTGGCGATCATTTAAAATCTCCAAGTCCTGAAACCTGAGTTTACCGATACCGGTTCCCCAAGCTTTAGAAAAAGCCTCCTTGGCAGCCCAACGGCCAGCCAGAAATTCGATTTTCCGCTTGCCGGATAACTCCTCAAAACGAGAAAGCTCCGCCTCGGTCAGCACCTTCTTTGCAAAGTGGGCATTTTTCAGATAGGCTCGCTCAATGGCAGTCAACTCTTCTATGTCAATTCCGTGTCCTTTTATCATATCATTCTCTGGAAAGGCGACAAAACTCAGCTGGGCCGCCAGCTGAGTTCATCTTCACCCGACAGTTAGTCCTCTTTACAGGTCAAGACTGTCCCTTTCAATTTTCCTTATTTATCTAAAGTGTTGTAAATTTCTTCAATGAGCTGAACAGTATTGTCCCAGCCCAGGCAAGGGTCGGTGATGGATTTACCAAAGACTTCCGGCTCATTTTGCCGACCGTCTTCCAGATAAGACTCAATCATAAAACCACGAACCGATCTCTTAATCTTTTCGTTCCAATCCCGATTAAGCAAGGTCTGACGCACAATCCTAATCTGTTCCAGATACTGCTTGCCTGAGTTATCGTGATTGGTATCAATGACGATGAAAGGATTCTCCAAGCCCATCTTTTCATAGTAGGAAATGGCATCCAGCATATTCTCATAGTAGAAATTTGGAATATTTTTACCATATTCATTGGTAGCCCCACGCAGAATAACGTGAGCCAAAGAATTCCCAGAGGTTTCTACTTCCTGACCATGAAAAAGGAAAGTCTGCTTATTTTGTGCCGCATAGACAGCGTTAAACATAACACCCAGATTGCCAGAAGTTGGATTTTTCATGCCGACCGGAGCGTCAATACCTGACGCCACAAAACGGTGCTCCTGATCTTCAACTGAGCGGGCACCCACAGCATGATAGCTAACCAAGTCATCTACCAGCACAAGATTGGACGGATAGAGCATCTCATCAGCCGTCGTCAGACCAGTCTCTGTAATGACGCGGTAGTGCAGCTGACGAACTGCCTGCAAACCATTGATAAGGCTAGGTGCTTTAGAAGTATCCGGCTGGTGAACTAAGCCCTTATAGCCATCCCCATTGGTCCGCGGCTTAGCAGTATAGACCCGCATTACGATAAAAATCTTATCCGCGACCTTCTTCTGCAGCTCTGACAAACGGCGGGCATACTCCAGCACAGCCTCTTCATTGTCCGATGAACAAGGGCCAATCACCAAGAGAATACGCTCGTCTTCACCACTGAGAATCTCAGCTAGTTCTTGGTCTCGCTTGTTTTTATGAGCCAAGGCCTGACCAGTCAATCTGGTTCTGGACTTAATCTGCTCAATGTCAATCTTCTGACCTTTTTCTATAAATGCCATACTATTTTCCTAATGTATCATAAATTTCACGAACCAGCTGTTCTGTATTGGCCCAGCCCAGACAAGGATCAGTAATGGACTTGCCAAAGACTTCTGGTTCGTCCTGACGACCGTCTTCCAGATAAGACTCAATCATAAAGCCACGTACTGTAGCCTTAATCTTTTCATTCCAGTCCCGGTTAATCAGAGTCTGGCGAACGATACGAACCTGCTCCAGATACTGCTTACCAGAGTTATCATGATTGGTGTCAATGATGATAAAGGGATTTTCTAAGCCCATTTTTTCATACTGGGCAATGGTGTCCAGCAGGTTATCATAATAGTAATTGGGAATATTCTTACCGTACTCATTCAGAGCACCGCGCAAAATGGCATGCGCCAAGGGATTGCCAGATGTTTCGACTTCCTTACCTGAAAAGAGGAAACTCTGCTTGTTCTGAGCTGCATAGATGCCGTTAAACATGACATTGAGATTGCCAGAGGTTGGATTCTTCAAGCCCGTTGGCAGGTCTGCTCCACTGGCAACAAAGCGGTGCTGCTGGTCTTCGACTGAGCGAGCTCCGACAGCCATGTAAGAAATCAAATCATCTACCAGAGGCAGATTTTCTGGATAGAGCATCTCATCAGCCGTCGTCATGCCTGTCTCGGAAATAACCCGATAGTGCAGATTGCGGACTGCCTTGATGCCGTTAATCAGACTTGGAGCGGCCGTCGCATTAGGCTGGTGAATAAGCCCTTTGTAGCCATCTCCGTTCGTCCGAGGCTTGGCAGTATAAACACGCATGACCATGAAAATACGGTCTTTTACTTCTTCTTGGAGAGCAGATAGACGCTTGGCATACTCCAGCACCGCTTCTTCATTATCTGAAGAGCAGGGACCAATGACCAAGAGAATGCGGTCATCCTGACCACGCAGAATTGCTTCTAACTCTCGGTCACGCTTTTCCTTGCGAGCGAGCATGTCGCCTTCTAGCTTAGCAAGTTGGCGAACTTCTGCCACATCAATGGGTTGACTGGTTGCTTTAAAGGTCATCTATTCTCCTTCTTTTATGCTTACTTTCTACGGCCGTGACAGTTCTTGAACTTCTTGCCAGAGCCACATGGACAAGGGTCGTTTCTCTTTACGTTAGACAGGTCTGCATTCTCAGGCATATTTGGCGCCTTAGCAGAGATATTGCGGGTAGCAGTCGTACTGATAGCACGCTCTGTCCGCGGACGCTCTTGCTCATGAATCTGCGCTTTCATCATCAGACGAGTCACATCAAACTCGATGGAGCCAATCATGTCATTGAACATACGGAAACTCTCTGCTTGGTATTCGACAACTGGGTTATTTTGTGCATAACCACGCAGTCCAACAGCATTGCGCAGCTGGTCAAGGGCATCAATATGATCAGTCCACTTGCTGTCCACTACGCGCAGAATCAAGACCTTCTGGAATTCACGCACTGCTTCTTCATCTCGCAGCTTAGCAATTTGACTGTCGTAGACTTCCAACGCACGTTCAAACAGATAATCTTTGATTTCTTGGTCAGACTTGCCTTCCAAATCGCTATCTGAAATAGAATCTTCTGAAACCAAGTTATACTTAGCAAAGTTTAAAATCGCTTCAATCTTATCATCCTGATCAGAGTGGCTGCTGCCATCAACGATACGGTTGATAGTCCGCTTAATCATAGCCTGGATTTCGGGACTGAGGTCACGGTCAGCAGTAATGACATCGTGGCGCTCGGCATAGATAATTTCCCGTTGCTCACGCATCACATCGTCATACTGCAAGACTTGTTTCCGCGTATCGTAGTTATTTCCTTCGACACGCTTCTGAGCTGCCTCTACCTGACGGGTCAGCATGCCAGATTTGATAACAGAATCTTCGTCACTAAGGTTCATTCGATCCAAGAGAGCTTTAATGCGCTCTGACCCAAAGCGGCGCATAAGCTCATCTTCCAGTGAGAGGTAGAACTGTGACTCACCTGGATCACCCTGACGGCCTGAACGTCCGCGCAGCTGATTGTCAATCCGGCGGCTTTCATGGCGCTCTGTACCGATCACGCAGAGACCGCCCAGTTCGCGAACACCTTCACCCAACTTGATATCGGTTCCCCGTCCGGCCATATTGGTCGCAATAGTAACTGCCCCACGTTGACCAGCGTTCATGATAATTTGTGCCTCTTTATAGTGGTTTTTCGCATTAAGAACTTCGTGAGGAACCCCAGCTTCTACCAATTTCTTAGAAATATAATCACTGGTTTCAACCGCAACGGTAC
Protein-coding sequences here:
- a CDS encoding TIGR04197 family type VII secretion effector; translated protein: MDQYQVKSDLSTAARHATAIGDANFLQMMAITRDSQTTVAGNSNANAGISHVESLQGQLGAHITSIIQNVHSVAAEFEDKDAMIRQSLTTNYLPPKKEPTVTKKDLGLNTLTALEE
- a CDS encoding Cof-type HAD-IIB family hydrolase, with the protein product MEVKAVFFDIDGTLVNDSRTVLKSTEKAIQSLKEQGILVGLATGRGPFFVKPFMEQLDLDFAVTYNGQYIFSRDRVISASPIDKQSLRDLIAYAKKHRKEISLGTAEAMLGSKIMSFGMSPFSQWTSRFIPKRMARTVSHGFNKVISKALPQHEKDLLQLIQEPIYQALILASPEESRKIEADFPDLKFTRSSPYAVDIINKDTSKLEGIRRVGKEYGFDIHQVMAFGDSDNDLEMLSGVGLSIAMGNGTSSVKEVAKHTTTSNSQDGIHKALEHFGILAREKVFTSSDHHFNKVKEFHSVMDESTQEEPIAWTPQDARYRAGFKLEELVEFLRAASKSEEDFDSSIAYLHQALDQAADKVRSKSQAEVSLVGQVDALIDTLYFTYGSFVLMGVDPEQLFDIVHRANMGKIFPDGKAHFDPVTHKILKPDDWEEKYAPEGAIKEELERQIQAYQRSIEQKEENKE
- a CDS encoding asparaginase; protein product: MTKKILVLHTGGTISMQADGSGAVVTNADNPMNHVTVPLKGIETEVIDFFNIPSPHITPQHMLKLYQKIKASADQFDGVVITHGTDTLEETAYFLDTMQLPKIPVVLTGAMRSSNELGSDGVYNYLTALRVASDEKASDKGVLVVMNDEAHAAKYVTKTHTTNVSTFQTPTHGPLGLIMKQEILYFKTAEPRVRFDLNSISGLVPIIPAYAGMKTELLDMLDLDKIDGLIIEAFGAGNLPKEVADKLADMIAAGLPIALVSRCFNGIAEPVYAYEGGGVQLHQAGIFFVKELNAQKARIKLLIALNAGLKGQELRDYMEG
- a CDS encoding alanine racemase, encoding MMKASLHRPSKAVIDLAAIAFNIRQLSAHLPQTTEKWAVVKANAYGHGSIEVSKHIEPLVDGFCVSNIDEALELRSAGISKKILVLGVSDPAALPLARKGKVSLTVASLEWLDLALAAEKDLTGLNFHIKIDSGMGRIGFRDSQESQEAIHRLQAAGAVAEGIFTHFATADEAEPHKFEAQLTRFHQILSELDSVPPLVHASNSATSLWHSETVLNAVRLGDIIYGLNPSGTVLELPYEFKPALSLVSELVHIKEVEAGADIGYGATYTSESQEWIGTIPLGYADGWTRDMQGFDVLIDGQRCPLVGRVSMDQITVRLPQAYPLGTPVVLIGNSGAETITATDVAEKRGTINYEVVCLISDRVPRVYKD
- a CDS encoding holo-ACP synthase; this translates as MIKGHGIDIEELTAIERAYLKNAHFAKKVLTEAELSRFEELSGKRKIEFLAGRWAAKEAFSKAWGTGIGKLRFQDLEILNDRQGAPYFSRSPFTGKVWISLSHAAGLVTASVILEENDES
- a CDS encoding 3-deoxy-7-phosphoheptulonate synthase is translated as MAFIEKGQKIDIEQIKSRTRLTGQALAHKNKRDQELAEILSGEDERILLVIGPCSSDNEEAVLEYARRLSELQKKVADKIFIVMRVYTAKPRTNGDGYKGLVHQPDTSKAPSLINGLQAVRQLHYRVITETGLTTADEMLYPSNLVLVDDLVSYHAVGARSVEDQEHRFVASGIDAPVGMKNPTSGNLGVMFNAVYAAQNKQTFLFHGQEVETSGNSLAHVILRGATNEYGKNIPNFYYENMLDAISYYEKMGLENPFIVIDTNHDNSGKQYLEQIRIVRQTLLNRDWNEKIKRSVRGFMIESYLEDGRQNEPEVFGKSITDPCLGWDNTVQLIEEIYNTLDK
- a CDS encoding 3-deoxy-7-phosphoheptulonate synthase — translated: MTFKATSQPIDVAEVRQLAKLEGDMLARKEKRDRELEAILRGQDDRILLVIGPCSSDNEEAVLEYAKRLSALQEEVKDRIFMVMRVYTAKPRTNGDGYKGLIHQPNATAAPSLINGIKAVRNLHYRVISETGMTTADEMLYPENLPLVDDLISYMAVGARSVEDQQHRFVASGADLPTGLKNPTSGNLNVMFNGIYAAQNKQSFLFSGKEVETSGNPLAHAILRGALNEYGKNIPNYYYDNLLDTIAQYEKMGLENPFIIIDTNHDNSGKQYLEQVRIVRQTLINRDWNEKIKATVRGFMIESYLEDGRQDEPEVFGKSITDPCLGWANTEQLVREIYDTLGK